Proteins from one Sarcophilus harrisii chromosome 2, mSarHar1.11, whole genome shotgun sequence genomic window:
- the CBLN4 gene encoding LOW QUALITY PROTEIN: cerebellin-4 (The sequence of the model RefSeq protein was modified relative to this genomic sequence to represent the inferred CDS: deleted 1 base in 1 codon) — MSSLKDKGNRGSERARGKTLTLNHRIGGSVCYAAATTAAAAAAAAAAATAVPAPAPAPAPALAFGWFKSSRVREGSELTLGSACRLQPRSLRMGSGSQALSMVPAVLLALTLPGLPVWAQNDTEPIVLEGKCLVVCDSNPATDAKGSSSSPLGISVRAANSKVAFSAVRSTNHEPSEMSNKTRIIYFDQILVNVGNFFTLESVFVAPRKGIYSFSFHVIKVYQSQTIQVNLMLNGKPVISAFAGDKDVTREAATNGVLLYLDKEDKVYLKLEKGNLVGGWQYSTFSGFLVFPL, encoded by the exons ATGAGCTCCTTAAAGGACAAAGGTAACAGAGGGAGCGAGAGAGCTAGAGGGAAGACTTTGACTTTAAACCACAGAATTGGTGGAAGTGTGTGCTacgctgctgctactactgctgctgctgctgctgctgctgctgctgctgccaccgCTGTTCCGGCTCCCGCTCCTGCA CCCGCTCCTGCTCTTGCTTTTGGTTGGTTTAAAAGCTCCCGGGTCCGGGAAGGTAGTGAGCTAACGCTGGGGAGCGCCTGCCGGCTGCAGCCGAGGTCGCTCAGGATGGGCTCCGGGAGCCAGGCGCTGTCCATGGTCCCAGCCGTTCTCCTAGCCCTGACTCTGCCCGGGCTGCCCGTGTGGGCGCAGAACGACACTGAGCCCATAGTCCTGGAGGGCAAGTGTTTGGTGGTATGCGACTCCAATCCAGCTACAGACGCCAAGGGCTCTTCCTCGTCTCCCCTGGGGATCTCAGTCCGGGCAGCTAACTCCAAGGTTGCCTTCTCTGCCGTGAGGAGCACCAACCACGAGCCATCGGAGATGAGCAACAAGACACGCATTATTTACTTCGATCAG ATCCTAGTAAATGTGGGCAATTTTTTCACATTGGAGTCTGTCTTTGTAGCACCAAGGAAAGGAATTTACAGTTTCAGTTTTCATGTTATCAAAGTCTATCAGAGTCAAACAATTcag GTTAATCTGATGCTAAATGGAAAACCAGTAATTTCTGCATTTGCTGGAGACAAGGATGTTACACGTGAAGCTGCTACTAATGGAGTCCTACTCTACCTAGATAAAGAGGATAAGGTTTACCTGAAACTGGAGAAAGGTAATCTGGTTGGAGGATGGCAGTATTCTACGTTTTCTGGCTTTCTGGTATTCCCCCTATAA